In the Myxocyprinus asiaticus isolate MX2 ecotype Aquarium Trade chromosome 31, UBuf_Myxa_2, whole genome shotgun sequence genome, ggaactgagtttagactttgaaGCCGAGATTAGACCTGCTTCTCAAATGTCTAAGAGCAATGACCTTCTCGCCTACACCCACCTAAAATTGCGCTTAGAGTTAATGCTCTCATGGCAATTGGTTAAGACGTAGCGCACAGTCGTAGCACGTAGCTCTGCGCTTTGCGCACTCGTGAAAAATAGAGCCCCACGTCTACGCGACAGGGACcgtattcttaaaaaaaaaaaaaagaaattgcgtTTCACTAATAAATATCAACATACAGTTTGGAGctacatgagggtgtgtaaataagggcagaattttcttttctgggtgaacttttccttaaagGCTTGGCACATGGATCAACTGGAGGGCGCTGTGAATGATGGTCTCAATAATGACATATGTTTCATCTCTTGTCTCTTCAATCATCTGATGggatcaaataaataaaacatttaatagtCGGTAATGTTAACTGTAAGTGTAAACTGTTCAGTTGCTTGTTGCTAATTTCTCCTGTTTGGGACAAACATTTTCACTTTATCCCGAGGAACCTCAGTTCGGCCATTCCATCACGGATACCACGGATGTATTCCAGTGTTGCACGGTGAACTCTGACCTCGTACAGACCCGAGCGGCGGGCATGTCGCAGGAAGTTTGGCGCTCCAGGAAAAATGACGTTGTCGGCTACGATGAGCGAACCCTCTCCGAGCAGACCGCTACCCTCTAACAGCTGCAAGTCAGGCAGGTAACAGCGCTTCCAGTGATCCATGAACACAAAATCTAAACACTCTACACCGTAGTCCTCACGCAAGCGCGGGATCACTTCATCCGATGGGCGAACGATCAGCTCCACCTGCCCAGAGAGAGGAAACATTGATTGACTCTGtccaactttatattaggtgtctttaactactattaacTATGATAGATCTTCGTTATGATCTCACCATGTCGTCATCAAAGCCCGCCAGACGAATGATCTTTTCGGCCACTACAGCGTTTCGCTCGTCCATCTCAATGGAGTAGATTCGAGCACCCATCGGAAGCGAACGTGCGATCCGTACAGTGCTGTACCCGCAGTGAGTGCCCAGTTCCAGCACAGTGAGCGGACAGTGTTCCTGTAGTAATCGGTCCAGAATCTTACCTGCTCAAAGAAAATTAGTTTAATAATGTCTTCATTTACATTTTCGTTTAAGGCATTTAGCGTACGCTCGTTTACATAGTGGCATAAAAAGTGCTTTAGCTGAACAGATGAGACTCTTGAGGGCCCCTCAAACATAATGCAGTTCTCTAaagtgccactagtggcacagaaatgacacttcacctttaatgtttTTGAGCTACAGGTTCACAGGTGGTACCTGATTGAAggtatgatatactgtatttttgtgtgtgtacatacctTTCTTGGGCCCGATGTTGCTTATAAACTCAACTTTGCTGCACCATTGGTCAAAGGTGTTCAGGATGCTCTCAGGGTCACCGGGCATGGCGTGGGTCAGAATGTACTGATAGGCCCGTTCTTCTCGACTGATGCCCGTTAAACAGTCCCGCACCCACCGGATCAGAACAGCTCGATACAGCAGCACAAAATAATAGCGATAACGAATAATCATTGTGAGTAAAAGAGGAAGTAAAGCCAAAGCGATCGCAGGAGAAACCATCTTCACCTCTGACCTATAAATATAATtctttattagtggtgtttgttaagacaatcatcactattactattgtttaTAGTGATTTGATCAAACCTTTAACACTAAGTATTAAATGTCAGCCAGGTGAATATAAGTCTGTAATTGTGATCCGTTAGTAAAGTAACAgcatacctctcctcaacaacacacatgaggtatcattcatgtctggagcacaaacGCTGCAGGATGACTTACAGACTGAACATTCAAAAATATGGTATTAACAGGTTATATGTGTAAAAATATGGTATTTCCAGGATATATGTGTAAAAATATGGTATTTCCAGGATAcgtatccaaaaacatggtattaccagggtacatgtccaaaaaacatggtttaaccAGGGTACGTgtaccaaaaacatggtattaccagggtacatgtccaaaaaacatggtttaaccAGAGTACGTgtaccaaaaacatggtattaccagggtatgtgtccaaaaacatggtcttaccagggtacgtgtccaaaaacatggtcttACCAGGGTAcgtgtccacaaaacatggtattaccagagtatgtgtccaaaaacatggtattaccagggtacatgtccaaaaaacatggtttaaccAGGGTACGTgtaccaaaaacatggtattaccagggtacatgtccaaaaaacatggtattaccagggtacgtgtccaaaaacatggtcttaccagggtacgtgtccaaaaacatggtcttaccagagtatgtgtccaaaaacatggtattaccagagtatgtgtccaaaaacatggtattaccagagtatgtgtccaaaaacatggtattaccagagtacgtgtccaaaaacatggtattaccagagTATGtgtcaaaaaaacatggtttaaccagggtacatgtccaaaaacatggtattaccagggtatgtgtccaaaaacatggtattaccagggtacgtgtccacaaaacatggtattaccagagtatgtgtccaaaaacatggtcttaccagggtacgtgtccaaaaacatggtcttaccagagtatgtgtccaaaaacatggtcttaccagagtatgtgtccaaaaacatggtattaccagagtacgtgtccaaaaaacatggtttaaccagggtacgtgtccaaaaacatggtattaccagggtacgtgtccaaaaacatggtattaccagagtatgtgtccaaaaaacatggtttaaccagggtacgtgtccaaaaacatggtattaccagggtacgtgtccaaaaacatggtattaccagggtacgtgtccacaaaacatggtcttaccagagtacgtgtccaaaaacatggtcttaccagagtacgtgtccaaaaacatggtattaccagagtacgtgtccaaaaacatggtcttaccagggtacgtgtccaaaaaacatggtcttaccagggtacgtgtccaaaaaacatggtttaaccagggtacgtgtccaaaaacatggtattaccagggtacgtgtccaaaaacatggtcttACCAGGGTAcgtgtccacaaaacatggtttaaccagggtacgtgtccaaaaacatggtattaccagggtatgtgtccaaaaacatggtcttACCAGGGTAcgtgtccacaaaacatggttTAACCAGGGTAcgtgtccacaaaacatggtCTTACCAGGGTAcgtgtccacaaaacatggtattaccagggtacgtgtccacaaaacatggtCTTACCAGGGTAcgtgtccacaaaacatggtCTTACCAGGGTAcgtgtccacaaaacatggtattaccagggtacgtgtccaaaaacatggtattaccagggtacgtgtccacaaaacatggtCTTACCAGAGTAcgtgtccacaaaacatggtCTTACCAGGGTAcgtgtccacaaaacatggtCTTACCAGAGTAcgtgtccacaaaacatggtCTTACCAGGGTAcgtgtccacaaaacatggtCTTACCAGGGTAcgtgtccacaaaacatggtCTTACCAGGGTAcgtgtccacaaaacatggtattaccagggtacgtgtccaaaaacatggtcttACCAGGGTAcgtgtccacaaaacatggttTAACCAGGGTAcgtgtccacaaaacatggtCTTACCAGGGTAcgtgtccacaaaacatggtttaaccagggtacgtgtccaaaaacatggtattaccagggtatgtgtccaaaaacatggtcttACCGGGGTAcgtgtccacaaaacatggtCTTACCAGGGTAcgtgtccacaaaacatggtcttaccagggtacgtgtccaaaaacatggtattaccagggtacgtgtccacaaaacatggtattaccagagtacatgtccaaaaacatggtattaccagagtatgtgtccaaaaacatggtattaccagggtacgtgtccaaaaaacatggtttaaccagggtacatgtccaaaaacatggtcttACCAGGGTAcgtgtccacaaaacatggtattaccagagtacgtgtccaaaaacatggtattaccagggtaccagggtacatgtccaaaaaacatggtcttaccagggtacgtgtccaaaaacatggtcttACCAGGGTAcgtgtccacaaaacatggtattaccagagtacgtgtccaaaaacatggtattaccagggtaccagggtacatgtccaaaaacatggtcttaccagggtacgtgtccaaaaacatggtcttACCAGGGTAcgtgtccacaaaacatggtcttaccagagtacgtgtccaaaaacatggtcttaccagagtacgtgtccaaaaacatggtcttACCAGAGTACGTGTCCACAAAACATAGTTTTACCAGGGtacgtgtccaaaaaacatggttttaccagaGTACgtggccaaaaaacatggttttaccagaGTGCGTGGTCaaaaaacacggtattaccaGAGTACgtggccaaaaaacatggttttaccagagtgcgtgtaaaaaaaataaataaaaatgctattaccatggtatttttggtaCGTTTTTACTagaatgttgtgggtggttgctaagggattgcttggtggttgctagggtgttctgagtggttgcttactggttcAAGTCAATAGAGTCTgacctcaagtctctatgatattctggtctcttgaTATGGAGTTGAACACAAAATGTAATActgttagaggtttgttcaaatcagtatgagcaatagtaatagtgagcATTGACTTTAACCCCAATAATTATACATTTCCAACTACTCCAAACAGAAAATACTTTTACAATTTAATGTCAAATATGAAAAAGCTACATGACAAATAAATTCCCTTTGTCTTTGCTCAACAGTGTGATGTGACAGAACAAGACACCAGAGACCTTTACACACGGCTGAACTGTTCTTAGATCAGTTTCATTCAAACTAACACTGAGAACATTAAGAAATACACAGTAAATTATTATCTGATAGTGAAATAAATACCTTACCAGATCTGGAACACTCTTGATTCACAGAAATGAGG is a window encoding:
- the LOC127421838 gene encoding transmembrane O-methyltransferase homolog yields the protein MVSPAIALALLPLLLTMIIRYRYYFVLLYRAVLIRWVRDCLTGISREERAYQYILTHAMPGDPESILNTFDQWCSKVEFISNIGPKKGKILDRLLQEHCPLTVLELGTHCGYSTVRIARSLPMGARIYSIEMDERNAVVAEKIIRLAGFDDDMVELIVRPSDEVIPRLREDYGVECLDFVFMDHWKRCYLPDLQLLEGSGLLGEGSLIVADNVIFPGAPNFLRHARRSGLYEVRVHRATLEYIRGIRDGMAELRFLGIK